The window ACGCCCACCAGGAAACCCGCGGCGATCGCCGCCGCGATCCATCCATGGTGGATGATGACCGACGGCTGCGCCCAAGTCGCGAGCACCACGACCAGCATCCCCGCGACACCGGAGAACACCCCCCGCCGCGCGGTGTTCGGATCGTTCATCCAATGCAGCGAGAAGACGAAGAGTGCCGTCGCCACCAGGTAGGCGAGTTCGGTGAGGGCGTCCGTCGTCATGGTTTGCGGGGCTCTTTCTTGAACATCTTGAGCATGCGGTCCGTGATCAAAAATCCGCTGACGATGTTCGTCATGGAGGCGAAGAGCGCGATCGCCCCGAGCACGCGCATCGGCAATGGATGCTCGGACCCGGTCACGATGATCGAGCCGACGACGGCGATCGCCGAGATGGCATTCGTGATGGACATCAGCGGCGTGTGCAAGAGGCGCGACACGCGGCGGATGACCCCGATGCCGACAAACGTGGCCAACAGCAGCACGAAGAACATGGGCCAGTAATCGACAGCCATCATGGGTGTCTCTGCTTGAGCGCTTCCTGGGTCCGC of the Candidatus Omnitrophota bacterium genome contains:
- a CDS encoding NAD(P) transhydrogenase subunit alpha; the encoded protein is MAVDYWPMFFVLLLATFVGIGVIRRVSRLLHTPLMSITNAISAIAVVGSIIVTGSEHPLPMRVLGAIALFASMTNIVSGFLITDRMLKMFKKEPRKP